The following are encoded in a window of Odocoileus virginianus isolate 20LAN1187 ecotype Illinois unplaced genomic scaffold, Ovbor_1.2 Unplaced_Scaffold_19, whole genome shotgun sequence genomic DNA:
- the TMEM225 gene encoding LOW QUALITY PROTEIN: transmembrane protein 225 (The sequence of the model RefSeq protein was modified relative to this genomic sequence to represent the inferred CDS: substituted 1 base at 1 genomic stop codon), which yields MVHILVRKVEATNMFFSSWVLVFLVVGLIIEEXAELKLGPQKPMISHNPWICFTSLWPSNGLEVVRNILIVVFGLSFMHSLLLGFEFTYTIPQTKYTLIMTACFAFLTGILLLSALLLYHHMLTQGESVYFSSYKVSWISFTAYLNILLLFTSGFLSLLQYKQSTNGSGSLITIRKSARESQVMEQHVVSIKVVSLPAGTAMPRSIVRVHSAHVKEDSPKRPHVQARRVTWAL from the exons ATGGTGCATATACTGGTCAGGAAGGTCGAGGCCACCAACATGTTCTTCTCCTCCTGGGTCTTAGTATTCTTGGTGGTAGGACTCATCATAGAAgaatgagctgaactgaagttGGGACCCCAAAAACCTATGATAAGCCACAATCCATGGATATGTTTTACTTCCCTGTGGCCATCCA ATGGCCTGGAAGTGGTCAGGAACATTCTGATTGTGGTGTTCGGCCTTTCTTTCATGCATAGCTTGCTCCTGGGTTTTGAATTCACCTATACGATTCCTCAAACCAAATATACTCTCATTATGACTGCCTGCTTCGCTTTCCTCACAG GCATCCTTCTGCTCAGTGCACTCCTCCTGTATCACCACATGCTAACTCAAGGTGAATCCGTGTATTTTTCGAGTTACAAGGTCTCCTGGATCAGTTTCACTGCGTacttaaacattttattgttattCACCTCTG GATTCCTCTCTCTCTTACAGTACAAGCAGTCCACCAATGGTTCTGGCAGCCTGATCACCATCCGCAAATCTGCCAGAGAAAGTCAAGTTATGGAACAACATGTAGTTTCTATCAAAGTTGTCTCATTACCAGCAGGTACTGCAATGCCTCGTAGTATTGTCCGGGTACACTCTGCCCACGTGAAAGAAGATTCTCCAAAAAGACCACACGTCCAGGCACGTCGTGTAACCTGGGCTCTATGA
- the LOC110148306 gene encoding olfactory receptor 8B8-like — protein MAPGNGSFVAEFILVGLTDQPDLQLLLFFLFLVMYMVTVLGNFGLLTLIVLSSHLHTAMYFFLFNLSFIDLCYSSVFTPKMLVDFLSKKNMISYMEYMTQLYFFCFFVISECYVLTSMAYDRYVAICKPLLYNVAMSPKVCSSLMLGSYLMAFSGAMAHTGCMLRLTFCDANSINHYFCDILPLLQLSCTSTYMNELVVFIVVGINIIVPSLTIFVSYGLILSNIIQICSTEGRSKAFSTCSSHMIAVSLFFGSGAIMYLKPSSAGSMHVGKISSVFYTNVVPMMNPLIYSLRNKDVKLALRKTLGRRKF, from the coding sequence ATGGCTCCTGGAAATGGTTCTTTTGTGGCTGAATTCATTCTGGTGGGGTTAACAGACCAACCAGATCTTCAGCTTCTCTTGTTCTTCCTGTTTCTAGTAATGTACATGGTCACTGTGTTGGGAAATTTTGGCTTGTTAACACTAATTGTGCTGAGTTCACACCTACACACTgccatgtactttttcctctttaacttGTCCTTCATAGACCTGTGTTATTCTTCTGTATTTACACCCAAAATGCTGGTAGATTTTTTATCAAAGAAGAATATGATCTCTTATATGGAGTACATGACTCAGctctactttttctgtttttttgtcatttctgaATGCTATGTGTTGACAtcaatggcctatgaccgctatgtggccatctgtaagccaCTTTTGTATAATGTTGCCATGTCCCCTAAAGTGTGTTCCAGCCTTATGCTTGGTTCATACTTGATGGCATTTTCTGGTGCCATGGCTCACACTGGATGCATGCTGAGACTGACCTTCTGTGATGCAAACTCCATCAACCACTATTTCTGTGACATCCTCCCTCTGCTCCAGCTCTCTTGCACAAGTACTTACATGAATGAACTGGTGGTTTTCATTGTGGTGGGTATCAATATCATTGTGCCCAGTCTCACGATCTTTGTCTCTTATGGCCTCATCCTCTCCAACATCATCCAAATATGCTCCACAGAGGGCAGGTCCAAAGCCTTCAGCACCTGCAGTTCCCACATGATtgctgtttctctgttttttggTTCAGGGGCAATCATGTATCTTAAACCGTCATCTGCTGGGTCCATGCATGTGGGCAAAATCTCTTCTGTCTTTTACACCAATGTGGTTCCCATGATGAACCCCTTAATCTACAGCTTGAGGAACAAAGATGTTAAACTTGCTCTGAGGAAAACCCTGGGGAGGAGAAAATTTTGA